A genomic stretch from Theobroma cacao cultivar B97-61/B2 chromosome 4, Criollo_cocoa_genome_V2, whole genome shotgun sequence includes:
- the LOC18603430 gene encoding wall-associated receptor kinase-like 8 has product MAVRFVSSFTFLLLLTIRLAFSASITKSKCPDLCGNVSIPYPFGIGADCFLNPWFEVSCNETSSPPIISLTSINMEVLDFRLDRYEYVRVKSPIISKNCSDRETSRGVNITGSPFFFSGSMNKFIAAGCNNKAFMTGTEPTIVGCESACIDNRLFGPNNTCNGETCCETVIPSRLRVFNARFESKESQSEGCKLAFLVEEKWFDVNITDKSSALQNMDYVPALLDWAIPDEALGLPKKRGREYYCTGYYSMDLEPYFLNSSRCYCQYGYEGNAYLLNGCQDIDECQDDPQNRCGDATCVNIPGHYQCERRKTWVIILGISLGFGVLCLAIGGWWLYKYLKKRRNIKLREKFFKRNGGLLLQQQVSSSEGSIDKTKIFTSKELDKATDNFNKNRVLGRGGQGTVYKGMLVDGRIVAVKKSIVVDAEKVEEFINEVVILSQINHRNVVKLLGCCLETAVPLLVYEFIPNGTLFQYLHDQSEEFPLSWETRLRIAKEIAEALSYLHSAASIPIYHRDIKSSNILLDEKYRAKVSDFGTSRSISIDQTHLTTHVHGTFGYLDPEYFQSSQFTEKSDVYSFGVVLVELLTSEKPISFERAQEGRSLATHFILSMEENQLFDIVDARVTKQAKDGEVVMVATLAYRCLSLSGRKRPTMKEAAMELERILSLQKDSNVQHDQEEIDCVKIDVTYPWDGASTSTGSVCDSANAFSRESEPLISSKTK; this is encoded by the exons ATGGCTGTGAGATTTGTATCAAGTTTCACTTTCCTGCTTTTGCTTACTATCAGACTAGCATTTTCAGCTTCCATAACCAAATCTAAATGTCCGGACCTATGTGGAAACGTTAGTATACCCTACCCTTTTGGAATTGGAGCCGATTGTTTCTTGAATCCATGGTTTGAAGTCTCTTGCAATGAGACTTCAAGCCCTCCTATTATTTCGTTGACAAGCATAAACATGGAGGTCTTGGATTTCCGTTTGGATCGCTATGAATACGTTCGTGTCAAGAGTCCAATAATTTCAAAGAATTGTTCTGATAGGGAAACTAGCAGAGGGGTAAATATCACAGGCagtcctttcttcttttcaggGAGCATGAACAAATTCATAGCTGCAGGATGCAACAACAAAGCCTTCATGACAGGGACTGAGCCTACGATTGTTGGCTGTGAATCAGCTTGTATTGACAACAGACTTTTTGGTCCGAATAATACTTGCAATGGTGAAACATGCTGTGAGACTGTGATACCGTCGCGTCTCCGTGTATTTAATGCTAGATTTGAGAGCAAAGAATCACAGTCAGAAGGGTGCAAGTTAGCCTTCCTGGTGGAAGAAAAATGGTTCGACGTCAATATAACAGATAAGTCCTCTGCTTTACAGAATATGGACTATGTTCCAGCTCTACTTGATTGGGCAATTCCCGATGAGGCTTTAGGACTACCGAAGAAACGTGGAAGAGAATATTATTGTACCGGCTATTATTCTATGGATTTAGAGCCTTATTTCCTTAACTCAAGTCGATGTTATTGTCAATATGGCTATGAAGGAAACGCTTATCTTCTAAATGGATGCCAAG ATATTGATGAATGCCAGGACGACCCTCAAAACAGATGTGGGGATGCGACTTGTGTCAACATACCAGGGCATTATCAAtgtgaaagaagaaaaacctgGGTTATTATTTTAG GCATAAGCTTAGGCTTTGGAGTATTGTGTTTAGCCATTGGTGGATGGTGGTTGTACAAATATTTAAAGAAGAGAAGGAATATCAAGCTCAGGGAAAAGTTTTTTAAACGCAATGGTGGCTTATTGTTACAACAACAAGTTTCTTCAAGCGAAGGCAGTATAGATAAAACCAAGATATTTACTTCCAAGGAGTTGGATAAGGCAACTGATAATTTCAACAAGAACAGAGTACTCGGCCGGGGTGGTCAAGGCACTGTTTACAAAGGAATGCTGGTTGATGGAAGAATCGTTGCGGTTAAAAAATCCATAGTTGTGGATGCAGAGAAAGTTGAAGAGTTCATCAACGAAGTTGTCATCCTTTCTCAAATCAATCATAGAAATGTCGTTAAACTATTAGGATGTTGTTTGGAGACTGCAGTTCCATTACTGGTTTATGAATTCATACCGAATGGGACACTTTTCCAGTATCTTCACGATCAAAGTGAGGAATTCCCATTATCATGGGAAACACGATTGAGAATTGCCAAGGAAATTGCAGAAGCTCTTTCCTATTTGCACTCTGCCGCCTCCATTCCAATTTATCATCGAGACATTAAGTCTTCAAACATTTTGTTAGATGAAAAGTACAGGGCAAAAGTTTCAGATTTCGGGACATCAAGATCAATTTCCATTGATCAAACTCACTTAACCACACATGTGCATGGTACATTCGGATATTTGGATCCAGAATATTTTCAATCAAGTCAATTTACAGAAAAAAGTGACGTTTATAGTTTCGGAGTAGTCCTTGTCGAGTTACTAACGAGTGAAAAGccaatttcttttgaaagggCACAAGAAGGTAGAAGTTTAGCCACACATTTTATTCTTTCGATGGAAGAGAACCAACTCTTTGACATTGTTGATGCTCGAGTTACAAAGCAGGCTAAAGATGGAGAAGTAGTAATGGTTGCTACACTAGCCTATAGATGCTTGAGCTTGAGTGGAAGGAAGAGGCCGACAATGAAAGAAGCTGCTATGGAGTTGGAGCGGATTCTGTCATTGCAAAAGGATTCAAATGTTCAACACGATCAGGAAGAAATTGATTGCGTTAAAATTGATGTAACTTATCCTTGGGATGGCGCTTCTACTTCAACAGGTTCAGTTTGTGACTCTGCAAATGCTTTTTCCAGAGAATCGGAGCCACTTATTTCTAGCAAAACAAAGTGA
- the LOC18603432 gene encoding protein LTV1 homolog, whose protein sequence is MGKKKFIDKKKSATFQLFARDSSDPNYSDAPGSDRVFVRVDNNPVSFNTVFDEDNHGYNNTQHDDEDDSIFADAPDDNDGGGGDEYDRVLGNSYSTAANEKAALPENVRREILELGFPDDGYNYLIHMREIRNTGGGSAFYHNPKFKPDQLPRDVKAYDASRVQISKSKEDYNDKSIYSVASKTLSARMQRVVDPEVAALLDDSDLSRFGSDVEDLEEDFVVRANMAEDGEGDESDKKLDLVEESEVIHEAVKRADPDSGNQEIADGARNHLVEEKPRVRRLLDEQFDILELQEYGTDDDEHEGYIAEEEEFLADKLKNVLNENDMDDLELDDKYKPPADLLHGSERPKSKEVLDSAADIMRRCSEYAEKYENESEDENVVVVEESSDESEQFDCESIISTYSNLDNHPGKIGAPEVARKKKLAETVSGALSAKTQVISLRGKEKLPVDFLPNSKKVTTEKVKSTAGSLKAEQLKRKQHGQETKEEKKERKVAVKEERREARRMKKAMKELYQSEAQQAQKVAAVAGPSSIRLM, encoded by the exons atgggaaaaaagaaattcatcGACAAGAAAAAATCTGCGACGTTCCAATTATTTGCCCGGGACTCCTCCGATCCCAATTACAGCGACGCACCCGGCAGTGATCGAGTCTTCGTCCGAGTCGACAACAACCCTGTCTCCTTCAACACCGTCTTCGACGAAGATAACCATGGCTATAACAACACTCAACACGACGACGAAGATGACTCCATATTTGCTGACGCACCCGATGACAACGACGGTGGCGGCGGCGACGAGTATGATAGAGTGTTGGGAAACTCGTATTCCACCGCCGCAAATGAGAAGGCAGCATTGCCGGAGAACGTGAGAAGGGAGATTTTGGAGCTAGGGTTTCCAGATGATGGTTACAATTATTTGATTCATATGCGAGAGATTAGAAATACTGGTGGCGGCTCTGCTTTTTATCATAACCCCAAGTTCAAGCCCGACCAGCTTCCCCGTGATGTAAAG GCCTATGATGCTTCGAGAGTACAAATATCGAAATCCAAAGAGGATTATAATGATAAGTCGATTTACAGTGTTGCGTCAAAGACACTGAGTGCCAGGATGCAGAGAGTGGTTGATCCTGAAGTGGCTGCACTGCTTGATGATAGTGATTTGTCGCGGTTTGGTTCGGATGTTGAGGATTTGGAGGAGGATTTTGTTGTTAGAGCAAACATGGCTGAAGATGGAGAAGGTGATGAGAGTGATAAGAAGTTGGATTTAGTTGAGGAATCTGAGGTTATTCATGAAGCTGTCAAGAGAGCTGATCCGGATTCTGGCAATCAAGAGATTGCAGATGGAGCAAGGAATCACCTAGTGGAAGAGAAGCCACGGGTCCGGCGTCTTTTGGATGAGCAATTTGATATT CTTGAACTTCAAGAATATGGCactgatgatgatgaacatgagGGTTACATagctgaagaagaagaatttcTAGCAGACAAGCTAAAAAATGTCcttaatgaaaatgatatgGATGATTTGGAGCTTGATGACAAGTATAAACCTCCTGCTGATTTATTGCATGGTAGTGAGAGACCAAAAAGCAAAGAGGTACTGGACTCTGCTGCTGATATCATGCGTCGATGTTCTGAATATGCTGAAAAGTATGAGAATGAAAGTGAAGATGAAAATGTGGTGGTTGTGGAGGAAAGCAGTGATGAGTCAGAGCAATTTGATTGCGAGAGCATCATTTCTACGTATTCAAACCTTGATAACCACCCTGGAAAAATCGGAGCTCCTGAGGTAGCTAGGAAAAAGAAGTTGGCTGAAACTGTTTCTGGGGCCTTAAGTGCCAAAACTCAAGTGATATCTCTTAGAGGAAAAGAGAAGCTCCCTGTGGATTTTTTACCTAATAGTAAAAAGGTTACTACAGAAAAGGTCAAGAGCACTGCAGGTAGCTTAAAAGCTGAACAGCTTAAGAGAAAGCAACATGGTCAGGAGACTAAGGAGGAAAAGAAGGAACGGAAG GTTGCTGTTAAAGAGGAACGGCGTGAAGCTCGGCGAATGAAGAAGGCAATGAAGGAGCTGTACCAGAGTGAAGCCCAGCAAGCACAGAAAGTTGCTGCTGTAGCTGGTCCATCATCCATTCGATTAATGTAG